In Rhinoraja longicauda isolate Sanriku21f chromosome 13, sRhiLon1.1, whole genome shotgun sequence, one genomic interval encodes:
- the gmnc gene encoding geminin coiled-coil domain-containing protein 1, with the protein MMSTLLSSQDQFFIGDQNYGRSPSLPSSASVDVSMETWYSQWPDGILDNSALAARPQEYFSSLDTTAQDDLRWTAHLSSQLHQNKQLQESLEQKEEELARLHEENNKLREYLSSTYVKSLKDKARKLLTHNGQKERGIFKVKKRLFEGQEDGDIYSTAPSNFSKRFRRNLGCSNESGPDTAREEHCSPCLDTWVLKTLGLKDANTIDDSCSANYSAINIETSPGYNGEPNYCSDRPAPHHDLIAPSMDFHANPCLPECPSSPFLLPPPPVPFHPGKACVAFSTYLSPHRNVKTHTFCQGQAFVQRDGGGGWRFTWVPSQTN; encoded by the exons ATGATG AGCACCCTCCTCTCCAGCCAGGACCAGTTCTTTATCGGGGACCAGAACTATGGGCGCTCTCCCTCGCTCCCGAGCTCAGCCAGTGTTGACGTTTCCATGGAGACGTGGTACTCCCAGTGGCCGGACGGTATCCTGGACAACAGCGCTCTCGCAGCGCGGCCGCAAG AATACTTCTCCAGCCTCGACACCACAGCTCAGGATGATCTCAGGTGGACCGCACACTTATCATCTCAGCTCCATCAAAACAAGCAG CTCCAGGAAAGTCTGGAACAGAAGGAGGAAGAACTTGCTCGGCTCCATGAGGAGAACAACAAGTTGAGGGAATATCTGAGCTCCACCTATGTCAAATCTCTGAAGGACAAGGCGAGG aAACTGTTGACGCACAACGGACAGAAGGAAAGAGGGATCTTTAAAGTTAAGAAGCGACTATTCGAGGGGCAGGAAGATGGTGACATTTACTCCACAGCCCCCAGCAACTTTTCCAAGAGATTTAGGAGAAATTTGGGTTGCAGCAACGAGAGCGGCCCCGACACTGCCCGGGAGGAACACTGCTCCCCGTGCCTTGATACCTGGGTTCTGAAGACTTTGGGGttaaaagatgccaacaccattgATGACAGTTGTTCAGCTAACTACAGTGCCATTAACATCGAGACCAGCCCCGGATACAATGGGGAACCCAACTACTGCTCGGATCGCCCAGCTCCACACCATGATCTCATCGCCCCTTCCATGGATTTCCATGCCAACCCCTGCCTGCCGGAGTGCCCCTCTTCACCCTTCCTGCTCCCGCCTCCGCCCGTCCCGTTCCACCCAGGCAAAGCCTGCGTGGCCTTCTCGACCTATCTCAGCCCCCATCGCAACGTGAAGACGCACACCTTCTGCCAAGGCCAGGCCTTTGTGCAGCGGGACGGGGGAGGAGGCTGGAGGTTCACCTGGGTCCCCAGCCAGACCAACTGA